In Pelecanus crispus isolate bPelCri1 chromosome Z, bPelCri1.pri, whole genome shotgun sequence, the following are encoded in one genomic region:
- the TMEM38B gene encoding trimeric intracellular cation channel type B, which translates to MELWQVPLLFSRLPMFPFFDLAHYVASVMALKEQRGAVEVSVRSPVACWFSAMLYCFGGSVLSSLMLAEPPVAFLAKGTNILLATSVWYLVFYCPQDIFYRCFAFLPLRLLVAGMKEVTRTWKITAGVAHADSHFKDAWLVMVAVGWARGAGGGLISNFEQLVRGVWKPETNELLKMSYPVKVTLIGAVLFTLQHSQYLPIAKHNLMFLYTVFLVISKVTMMLTRSAASPFAPFEAALGHMFFGLQKTPSKVKGEDAASSNGSSVCDQSSSEQHRDGVKKRQAKKTE; encoded by the exons atGGAGCTGTGGCAGGTGCCGCTGCTCTTCTCGCGCCTGCCCATGTTCCCCTTCTTCGACCTGGCGCACTATGTGGCCTCCGTCATGGCGCTGAAGGAGCAGCGGG gaGCTGTGGAAGTGTCAGTCCGAAGTCCAGTTGCCTGCTGGTTTAGTGCTATGCTTTACTGCTTTGGTGGTTCAGTTTTGTCTTCATTGATGCTTGCAGAACCTCCAGTAGCATTTCTGGCAAAGGGCACAAATATTCTACTGGCAACTTCAGTCTG GTATCTTGTGTTTTACTGTCCACAAGACATATTCTACCGGTGCTTTGCCTTTCTGCCTCTTCGGCTTCTGGTTGCAGGAATGAAAGAAGTGACTCGGACTTGGAAGATAACAGCTGGCGTTGCACACGCAGACAGTCACTTCAAAGATGCCTGGCTTGTCATGGTAGCTGTGGGCTGGGCCAGAG GAGCTGGTGGTGGCCTAATTTCCAACTTTGAGCAGCTGGTGAGAGGAGTGTGGAAACCTGAAACCAATGAACTACTGAAGATGTCCTA CCCTGTGAAGGTAACTTTGATAGGAGCAGTTCTTTTCACCCTGCAACACAGCCAGTACTTGCCAATAGCCAAACACAACCTCATGTTTTTATACACCGTCTTTCTTGTCATCTCCAAG GTAACAATGATGTTGACAAGATCTGCAGCTTCTCCATTTGCTCCCTTTGAGGCTGCATTAGGCCATATGTTCTTTGGCTTGCAAAAGACACCATCCAAAGTGAAGGGTGAAGATGCTGCATCTTCCAATGGCTCTTCAGTCTGTGACCAGTCGTCTTCTGAACAGCACCGTGATGGTGTTAAGAAAAGacaggcaaagaaaacagaataa
- the TAL2 gene encoding T-cell acute lymphocytic leukemia protein 2 produces MTRKIFTNTRERWRQQNVNSAFAKLRKLIPTHPPDKKLSKNETLRLAMRYINFLVKVLGEPGLQQTAVAARGSILGFFQQAPRLQSMEELTLIENCGVSSPGMSSNIVECWSETSSP; encoded by the coding sequence ATGACAAGGAAGATCTTCACCAACACCAGGGAGCGATGGAGGCAGCAAAATGTGAACAGCGCCTTTGCCAAGCTGAGGAAACTCAttcccacccacccaccagACAAAAAACTGAGCAAGAACGAGACACTCCGGTTAGCTATGAGGTATATCAACTTCCTTGTCAAGGTCCTGGGAGAGCCAGGCCTGCAGCAGACGGCAGTGGCAGCACGGGGCAGCATCCTGGGGTTCTTCCAGCAAGCCCCACGTTTGCAAAGCATGGAGGAGCTGACACTGATTGAAAACTGTGGTGTCTCCTCTCCTGGTATGAGCAGCAATATAGTAGAGTGTTGGTCAGAGACATCATCTCCCTAG